The genomic region TCGAGGAGCACGCCGGTACCGCGCGGCATCGGCTGTTCGTCGCGGAAGATGGGTGCAGGGTCGTGGGATATGCCGGCAGCGGGCAATTTCGCGACAAGGCGGCGTATGACACCAGCGTCGAGACGACAATCTACTGCGCGCACGATGCGCTAGGGCGCGGGATTGGATCGATGTTGTATCGGACGCTGTTCGCGGCGCTGAAGAATGAGGACATCCACCGGATCCTCGCGGGAATAACGATTCCGAACGAGGCGTCGGTGAGGAT from Candidatus Binatus sp. harbors:
- a CDS encoding GNAT family N-acetyltransferase encodes the protein MSIRLAVRSDLARIVEIYNYYVINTPITFDLHPFTPEQRVKWFEEHAGTARHRLFVAEDGCRVVGYAGSGQFRDKAAYDTSVETTIYCAHDALGRGIGSMLYRTLFAALKNEDIHRILAGITIPNEASVRMHRRFGFTDVGVFSENGRKLNRYWDVLWMQRPLAIPGE